In Strigops habroptila isolate Jane chromosome 7, bStrHab1.2.pri, whole genome shotgun sequence, the following are encoded in one genomic region:
- the RAPGEF2 gene encoding rap guanine nucleotide exchange factor 2 isoform X5, producing MAFLVRCYANCLQPWSSKLPADFTKLHLTDSLHPQVTHVSSSHSGCSITSDSGSSSLSDIYQATESEAGDMDLSGLPETAVDSEDDDDEEDLERASDPLMSRDIVRDCLEKDPIDRTDDDIEQLLEFMHQLPAFANMTMSVRRELCAVMVFAVVERAGTIVLNDGEELDSWSVILNGSVEVTYPDGRTEILCMGNSFGVSPTMEKEYMKGVMRTKVDDCQFVCIAQQDYCRILNQVEKNMQKVEEEGEIVMVKEHRELDRTGTRKGHIVIKGTAERLTMHLVEEHSVVDPTFIEDFLLTYRTFLSSPMEVGKKLLEWFNDPSLRDKVTRVVLLWVNNHFNDFEGDPAMTRFLEEFENNLEREKMGGHLRLLNIACAAKAKRRLITLTKPSREAPLPFILLGGSEKGFGIFVDSVDFGSKATEAGLKRGDQILEVNGQNFENIQLSKAMEILRNNTHLSITVKTNLFVFKELLTRLSEEKRNGAPHLPKIGDIKKASRYSIPDLAVDVEQVIGLEKVNKKSKANTVGGRNKLKKILDKTRISILPQKPYNDIGIGQSQDDSIVGLRQTKHIPPALPVSGTLSSSNPDLLQSHHRILDFNTTPDLPDQVLRVFKADQQSRYIMISKDTTAKEVVIQAIREFALTATPDAYSLCEVSVTPEGVIKQRRLPDQLSKLADRIQLSGRYYLKNNMETETLCSDEDAQELLRESQISLLQLSTVEVATQLSMRNFELFRNIEPTEYIDDLFKLKSKSGCTNLKKFEEVINQETFWVASEILRETNQLKRMKIIKHFIKIALHCRECKNFNSMFAIISGLNLAPVARLRTTWEKLPSKYEKLFQDLQDLFDPSRNMAKYRNVLNSQNLQPPIIPLFPVIKKDLTFLHEGNDSKVEGLVNFEKLRMIAKEIRHVGRMASVNMDPALMFRTRKKKWRSLGSLSQGSTNAAVLDVAQTGGHKKRVRRSSFLNAKKLYEDAQMARKVKQYLSNLDLEMDEESLQTLSLQCEPATNTLPKNTGDKRSGKSETSPVAPRAGIQQKVQQQQQHKVNQALQVPAVSLYPSRKKVPVKDLPPFGINSPQALKKILSLSEEGSLDRHKKQSEDTVSSASSQLSSPPTSPQSSPRKGYTLAPSSTVDNFSDSGHSEISSRSSIVSNSSFDSMPVSLHDERRQRHSVSIVETNLGVGRIDRRIMIEPDQYSLGSYAPLSETRGLYAGATVLSSPSTEELSQDQGDRASLDAADSGRGSWTSCSSGSHDNIQTIQHQRSWETLPFGHAHFDSSGDGAGLWASGSHMDQLMFPDHATKYGRQSQGREGLDQAQSRASWASSTGYWGEDSEGDTGTIKRRGGKDVSSEAETSSITSVPAEESKPAPMPTHIAVSSSSTKGLIARKEGRYREPPPTPPGYVGIPIAEFAEGGSHPTRKPPDYNIALQRSRMVARTCEAHGTSTPQQQSHGHSTSRPVNKPQWHKPNESDPRLAHYPSQGFSAEEDEDEQVSAV from the exons GCTACAGAAAGTGAGGCTGGTGATATGGATCTCAGTGGGTTGCCAGAGACAGCAGTGGATTctgaggatgatgatgatgaagaagaCCTTGAAAGGGCATCAGATCCTTTGATGAGTAGGGATATTGTTAGAGACTGCTTGGAGAAAGATCCAATAGACAGGACAGATGACGACATTG aacAACTACTGGAATTCATGCATCAGTTGCCTGCTTTTGCCAACATGACAATGTCAGTGAGGAGAGAGCTCTGTGCTGTAATGGTGTTTGCAGTTGTGGAGAGAGCAGGAACTATTGTACTAAACGATGGGGAAGAG CTGGATTCCTGGTCAGTCATTTTGAATGGCTCTGTGGAAGTGACGTACCCTGATGGAAGAACAGAGATACTTTGCATGGGGAACAGTTTTGGTGTTTCCCCTACCATGGAAAAGGAATATATGAAAGGCGTGATGAGAACCAAAGTGGATGACTGCCAG TTTGTTTGTATAGCCCAGCAAGATTATTGCCGCATCCTCAATCAAGTGGAGAAGAACATGCAGAAGGtagaagaggaaggggagatTGTGATGGTGAAGGAGCACAGGGAGCTTGATCGCACTGGAACAAGAAAAGGTCACATTGTTATCAAG ggaaCAGCTGAAAGGTTAACAATGCATTTGGTGGAAGAGCACTCTGTGGTAGACCCAACATTTATAGAAGACTTCCTGTTGACATATCGGACCTTTCTTTCTAGCCCAATGGAAGTGGGCAAAAAGTTGTTGGAGTGGTTCAACGACCCCAGCCTCAGGGATAAG GTTACACGGGTAGTACTGTTGTGGGTGAACAATCACTTCAATGATTTTGAAGGAGATCCTGCTATGACTCGATTTCTGGAAGAATTTGAGAACAATTTGGAGAGGGAG aaaaTGGGTGGACATTTGAGGCTGTTAAATATTGCTTGTGCTGCTAAAGCTAAACGAAGATTGATAACCTTAACAAAGCCATCTCGAGAAGCCCCTTTGCCTTTTATCTTGCTGGGAGGGTCAGAAAAGGGATTTGGAATCTTTGTTGACAGTGTAGATTTTGGTAGCAAAGCTACAGAAGCAGGCTTGAAACGTGGAGACCAG ATACTGGAAGTGAATGGTCAAAACTTTGAAAACATTCAGCTGTCGAAAGCCATGGAAATCCTTAGAAATAACACTCATCTGTCTATCACTGTGAAAACCAATTTATTTG TTTTTAAAGAACTCTTAACAAGGttgtcagaggaaaaaagaaatggagctCCCCACCTGCCTAAAATTGGtgatattaaaaaagcaagtcGTTATTCCATCCCAGACCTTGCTGTTGATGTGGAGCAGGTAATAGGattagaaaaagtaaataagaaaAGTAAAGCCAACACAGTTgggggaagaaataaattaaagaagaTACTTGACAAGACTCGAATCAGTATTCTGCCTCAGAAACCATACAA TGACATTGGAATTGGCCAGTCTCAGGATGACAGCATTGTGGGACTGAGGCAAACAAAGCACATTCCTCCTGCTTTACCTGTCAGTGGAACCCTGTCATCCAGTAATCCTGATCTACTGCAGTCTCATCACCGCATCTTAGACTTCAATACTACTCCAG acttACCAGATCAAGTTCTGAGGGTTTTCAAGGCAGATCAGCAAAGTCGCTACATCATGATCAGTAAAGACACAACGGCAAAAGAAGTGGTCATCCAGGCTATCAGGGAATTTGCTCTCACTGCAACCCCTGATGCATATTCACTATGTGAAGTTTCTGTCACACCTGAGGGTGTAATCAAGCAAAGGAGGCTTCCGGATCAATTATCTAAGCTTGCTGACAGGATACAGCTGAGTGGCAG gtaTTACCTGAAGAACAACATGGAAACAGAAACTCTTTGTTCAGATGAAGATGCTCAAGAGTTACTAAGGGAAAGCCAAATTTCCCTACTACAGCTCAGTACTGTTGAGGTGGCTACCCAACTGTCCATGAGAAACTTTGAGCTATTCCGTAATATTGAACCCACGGAATACATAGATGACTTGTTTAAACTGAAATCAAAATCAGGTTGCACTAATCTAAAAAAGTTTGAAGAGGTGATAAATCAAGAAACATTCTGGGTAGCTTCTGAGATTCTAAGAGAAACCAACCAGCTGAAAAGGATGAAGATCATTAAGCATTTCATTAAGATAGCACTACACTGCAGAGAATGCAAGAACTTCAACTCGATGTTTGCCATCATTAG tGGGCTGAATTTGGCACCAGTTGCAAGGCTCCGAACTACTTGGGAAAAGCTTCCAAGCAAGTATGAAAAACTGTTTCAAGATCTACAGGACTTGTTTGATCCATCTAGGAATATGGCAAAATATCGTAATGTCCTTAACAGCCAAAACCTACAGCCCCCCATTATCCCTCTGTTTCCTGTTATCAAAAAAGACCTTACATTCCTTCATGAAG GAAATGATTCAAAAGTGGAGGGCTTGGTCAATTTTGAGAAGCTGAGAATGATCGCAAAGGAGATACGCCATGTCGGTCGTATGGCGTCTGTGAACATGGATCCTGCTTTAATGTTTAGAACAAG gaagaagaaatggaggAGTTTGGG ATCTCTCAGCCAGGGCAGTACgaatgcagcagtgctggatgTCGCGCAAACGGGGGGTCATAAAAAGCGGGTCCGTCGCAGCTCCTTCCTTAACGCTAAAAAACTGTATGAGGATGCTCAGATGGCTCGGAAAGTAAAGCAGTATCTTTCAAACTTGGATCTGGAAATGGATGAAGAGAGCCTCCAGACACTGTCTCTGCAGTGTGAGCCAGCCACCAACACAT TGCCGAAGAATACAGGAGACAAGCGATCTGGAAAATCTGAAACATCACCAGTGGCTCCTCGGGCAGGCATCCAGCAGAAAGtgcaacaacagcagcaacataaAGTAAACCAAGCATTGCAGGTCCCTGCGGTATCTCTCTATCCCTCCCGCAAGAAAGTGCCAGTCAAAGACCTCCCACCATTCG GCATTAACTCCCCGcaagctttaaagaaaattctttcattATCTGAAGAAGGAAGTTTGGATCGTCACAAGAAACAATCTGAAGACACAGTCTCAAGTGCATCTTCACAGCTGTCTTCACCTCCCACTTCACCACAGAGCTCTCCAAGGAAAG GCTATACTTTGGCTCCTAGCAGCACGGTGGATAACTTTTCAGATTCTGGTCACAGCGAAATTTCTTCCAGATCTAGTATTGTCAGCAATTCCTCTTTTGACTCTATGCCAGTCTCTCTGCATGATGAGAGGAGACAGAGGCATTCTGTCAGCATTGTGGAGACAAATCTTGGTGTGGGAAGGATTGATAGAAGAATCATGATTGAACCAGACCAATACAGCTTAGG CTCATATGCGCCACTGTCAGAGACCAGAGGCCTGTATGCTGGAGCAACTGTGCTTTCTTCTCCCAGTACAGAAGAACTGTCACAGGATCAGGGGGACAGAGCTTCACTTGATGCAGCTGACAGTGGCCGTGGTAGTTGGACTTCTTGTTCAAGTGGTTCTCATGACAACATACAAACAATACAGCACCAGAGAAGCTGGGAGACTCTGCCTTTTGGACATGCTCATTTCGATAGTTCAGGCGATGGGGCAGGACTGTGGGCCTCAGGCAGTCATATGGACCAGCTGATGTTCCCTGATCACGCCACAAAGTATGGCAGGCAAAGCCAAGGTAGGGAGGGCCTTGATCAAGCACAGTCCAGAGCAAGCTGGGCATCCTCAACAGGATACTGGGGAGAGGACTCAGAAGGTGATACAGGTACCATAAAGCGGAGGGGTGGGAAGGATGTTTCCAGTGAAGCTGAAACCAGTAGCATAACATCTGTACCAGCAGAGGAGTCAAAGCCAGCTCCCATGCCCACTCATATAGCAGTATCATCAAGTAGTACAAAGGGGCTTATTG cacGAAAAGAGGGTCGATATCGGGAACCACCTCCAACTCCTCCTGGATATGTAGGAATACCTATTGCTGAGTTCGCAGAAGGTGGCTCCCATCCAACCAGAAAGCCTCCAGATTACAACATAGCACTTCAGAGGTCTAGAATGGTGGCACGGACATGTGAGGCTCATGGGACATCAACTCCGCAGCAGCAGTCACATGGCCATTCAACTAGCAGGCCTGTGAACAAACCTCAGTGGCATAAACCAAATGAGTCAGATCCACGTCTTGCTCACTATCCATCTCAAGGGttttctgcagaggaagatg AAGATGAACAAGTTTCTGCTGTCTAA